One Roseimaritima multifibrata DNA window includes the following coding sequences:
- the ltrA gene encoding group II intron reverse transcriptase/maturase yields MKNKEEPSAHSRRGTPSVQVDLYFPDNVGTETTGSPSRPGDTAATRAEQPALSHSTESLMQHVVADANFEAAWKNVKRNRGAPGPDGITIAEFPDWFRPRWQSIRQQLLDGTYRPDPVRRKTIDKPDGGKRLLGIPNIVDRLIQQAIVQILTPVFDPHFSDSSHGFRPKRSAHGAAKQVRRTVRRGYRFVADFDLSKFFDRVQHDVLMSRVARRVRDKRLLQLIGRYLRAGVMVEGVLQPTDLGTPQGGPLSPILSNILLDDLDKELERRGLPFVRYADDFAVFAKSPRAAERIMNSVGRYVAKKLRLVVNEEKSRVLACTEFEFLGFSFPKSRANINVAVKSILRFKQRVREITGRSRGISMDRRLGELRRYVRGWMGYFGIASQLKLFDKLDQWIRRRIRMCYWKQWKRPKRRRAMLIRLGVPRRQAIRHARSRKGHWRMAKTIASNVGLTNKWLQEEGLLSLKTLWAQLAPLRRTA; encoded by the coding sequence ATGAAGAACAAGGAGGAGCCATCGGCCCACTCACGGCGAGGGACCCCCTCGGTGCAAGTTGATCTGTATTTTCCAGACAACGTCGGCACCGAGACCACCGGTTCACCATCCCGACCGGGAGATACCGCCGCGACGCGGGCCGAGCAGCCAGCCTTGAGCCACTCAACAGAGTCGCTGATGCAGCACGTGGTCGCCGACGCCAATTTCGAAGCCGCTTGGAAGAACGTGAAGCGAAACCGCGGAGCCCCTGGCCCCGATGGGATCACGATCGCGGAATTCCCGGACTGGTTTCGACCTCGTTGGCAGTCGATCCGGCAACAGCTGCTCGATGGCACGTATCGCCCCGATCCGGTGCGACGCAAGACCATCGACAAGCCCGATGGCGGCAAACGTTTGCTTGGAATTCCAAACATAGTTGATCGCTTGATTCAACAGGCCATCGTCCAGATTCTCACGCCTGTGTTCGATCCGCACTTTAGCGACTCGAGCCACGGGTTTCGGCCTAAACGCTCGGCTCACGGAGCTGCCAAGCAAGTACGTCGGACGGTCCGGCGTGGTTACCGCTTCGTAGCGGACTTCGATTTATCGAAGTTTTTCGATCGAGTCCAACACGATGTCTTGATGTCGCGTGTGGCTCGTCGAGTTCGCGACAAGCGGCTACTGCAATTGATCGGACGCTACTTGCGAGCCGGTGTGATGGTCGAAGGTGTGCTGCAGCCGACCGATCTAGGAACCCCGCAAGGCGGTCCACTGAGCCCGATCTTAAGCAACATCCTGCTTGATGATCTGGACAAAGAACTGGAACGTCGCGGGCTCCCGTTCGTTCGCTATGCGGATGATTTTGCGGTCTTCGCGAAGTCGCCTCGAGCGGCCGAGCGGATCATGAATTCGGTCGGACGTTACGTAGCGAAGAAACTTCGCTTGGTAGTCAATGAGGAGAAGAGCCGCGTGTTGGCTTGCACGGAGTTCGAGTTCCTAGGGTTCTCGTTCCCGAAGTCGCGAGCGAACATCAACGTGGCTGTTAAGTCCATCCTTCGCTTCAAACAGCGTGTCCGCGAGATCACCGGCAGAAGCCGCGGGATCTCGATGGACCGCCGACTGGGCGAGCTGCGACGATACGTTCGCGGCTGGATGGGTTACTTCGGGATCGCGTCGCAACTGAAGCTGTTCGATAAACTCGACCAGTGGATTCGCCGCCGCATTCGGATGTGCTACTGGAAACAGTGGAAACGACCGAAACGACGTCGAGCGATGTTGATTCGATTGGGAGTTCCTCGCCGCCAAGCGATCCGTCACGCACGCAGCCGCAAGGGGCACTGGCGTATGGCTAAAACCATCGCCAGCAACGTTGGTCTGACCAACAAATGGCTCCAAGAGGAAGGCTTACTCAGCTTGAAGACTCTGTGGGCACAGCTTGCTCCACTTCGTCGAACCGCGTAG
- a CDS encoding DUF1559 family PulG-like putative transporter, whose amino-acid sequence MNGRRGISLLETIVIIAIIGVLVGLLLPSIQASREQARKASCGNNMTQLWYGIQAYESAYSQFPAGTLAVEIPVREFPTDYHHGWLTRIAPYMDQGSLFSKAIDRSLSIYDPKNFFLQKSFKLPTLQCPSSWEGSENHSTSYAGIHDGRPVPIQESSRGVFIANRFLTRRDIHDGLSNTLFIGEQNQTENPGLGWMSGTNASLRSTGVPIVEPDDSDFMFNYSMDAFEGANTYDAYAGFLTPPQTYDQYLAMLSEKLEIAKETLESEYSIASIQDALFELGDQAEFPDDDDAAELSPSFDMDMDMGTGMGMGMGMDMETPLFPLMPLGAESLKAKPLGSSHQGSQAIFGDGKVRYFDNEVDRKFLAQLGMRDDQLPLVIPNR is encoded by the coding sequence ATGAACGGTCGGCGAGGAATTTCGCTGCTGGAAACCATTGTCATCATCGCCATTATCGGCGTCCTGGTCGGCTTACTATTGCCATCGATCCAGGCGAGTCGTGAACAAGCGAGAAAGGCTTCCTGCGGGAACAACATGACTCAGCTGTGGTACGGCATTCAAGCCTATGAGTCGGCCTACTCGCAGTTCCCTGCCGGTACGCTTGCCGTTGAAATTCCTGTCCGCGAATTCCCGACCGACTATCACCACGGCTGGTTGACTCGAATCGCACCTTATATGGACCAAGGATCTCTGTTCAGCAAAGCGATCGACCGCAGCCTAAGCATCTACGACCCGAAGAATTTTTTCCTGCAGAAATCGTTCAAACTCCCCACGCTGCAGTGTCCAAGTTCATGGGAGGGTTCCGAAAATCATTCGACCAGCTATGCAGGAATTCACGACGGACGCCCTGTCCCCATTCAAGAATCTTCGCGGGGCGTTTTTATTGCGAATCGTTTCCTCACCCGCCGTGATATCCACGACGGGCTTTCCAATACGCTGTTCATCGGCGAACAAAATCAAACAGAAAATCCGGGGCTGGGCTGGATGAGTGGCACCAATGCTAGTTTGCGAAGCACCGGAGTCCCCATTGTCGAACCCGACGATTCCGATTTCATGTTTAACTATTCAATGGATGCATTCGAAGGAGCCAACACCTACGATGCCTATGCCGGATTCCTGACACCTCCACAGACTTATGACCAGTACCTGGCAATGTTATCAGAAAAACTAGAAATCGCAAAAGAAACGCTTGAGAGTGAGTATTCGATAGCGAGTATTCAAGATGCCCTTTTTGAATTGGGGGATCAAGCGGAGTTTCCTGACGACGATGATGCAGCAGAGCTCTCGCCTAGTTTCGATATGGATATGGATATGGGAACGGGGATGGGAATGGGGATGGGGATGGATATGGAAACCCCACTGTTTCCGTTAATGCCCCTGGGCGCGGAGTCTCTAAAAGCCAAGCCACTGGGAAGCAGTCATCAGGGCAGCCAAGCAATATTTGGCGACGGGAAGGTTCGTTATTTCGACAATGAAGTGGACCGAAAATTTCTTGCACAGTTGGGGATGCGTGACGACCAACTACCTCTGGTCATCCCGAACCGTTAG
- a CDS encoding PAS domain S-box protein: MSPKDPASTSHADANSDDSEGRVLSDQVLQNILESQQIASIILDGALRIRRFTPEVANIYSLTDQDIGRPLAEIATRDASVPPLPDRALLQQQALNEVAFTNAVGQSLIRRVFPSHDHHGTLTGIVLTFTDVTPLKKSEERLSLALQAKGMGVFEWDLESGHLELSAQQRSLFDMAPDESWDLKRFISLVHPNDRSRIRSELDSAIQGKTEYNTQFRIVRRDGTERWLGGHATVDRDPQGHAIRMVGMNWDTTEAVQRETALRLRERAIDSIQSGIAISDATGKDQPIRYVNRGFERMTGYSAEEVIGKNCRFLQGPATSRQATGEIRQALEDQRECSVTLLNYRKDGSTFWNEVRITPVADEQGKVSHFVGTQHDVTAKTESERLLRRILNSLFTFAAVCTPDGTLIEVNQTALKVAQLKPEEVIGKPFADIYWWSYDSAIQEKLRTAIEDAANGTPSRFNVPIRISEGKFVTIDFQIVPMRDDGGNITHLIPSAIDISERLKDREQLAVLGTMAKQSTDFIGIWNLDGQGIFLNPAGRRLVGLSDADPINAINVKDYFFAESTPQVEDVIQTCIHTGQCSTEIEFKHFQTGEAIHVLWDVFRIDDPQTEMPFAIGTITRDVRKQKEDARRLLEARKKADAANRSKSEFLANMSHEIRTPMTAILGFADLLQDSVGHDENQYLIETIQENGRHLLQIINDILDLSKIESGKLQVSLLACSPSELVAEVAKLMRIRAQQKSLDLTTEIDSSVPTQIRSDALRIKQILINLVSNAIKFTDQGQVQIRLFGDPKSHQLTFEVRDSGIGISASSLTELFQPFHQVDGSDTRSIGGTGLGLAISRRLAKRLQGRIEVSSELGAGSRFSLVLDLAPEDWIQHPVRTGPKTVSRKA, encoded by the coding sequence ATGTCCCCCAAGGACCCCGCGTCCACATCCCACGCAGACGCCAACTCCGACGATTCGGAAGGGCGCGTTCTTTCGGATCAGGTTCTGCAGAACATCCTCGAAAGTCAACAGATTGCTTCCATCATTCTAGATGGGGCACTACGAATTCGCCGCTTCACTCCCGAAGTGGCAAATATCTACAGTTTAACCGATCAAGATATCGGGCGCCCGCTGGCGGAAATAGCGACGCGCGATGCATCGGTTCCGCCTCTTCCTGACCGAGCCCTACTTCAACAACAAGCGTTAAACGAAGTTGCCTTCACGAACGCGGTTGGGCAATCGCTTATCCGCAGGGTCTTTCCTTCCCATGACCACCATGGAACGCTAACTGGAATCGTGCTGACATTTACGGATGTCACCCCTCTTAAAAAGAGTGAGGAAAGGCTGTCGCTTGCACTTCAGGCAAAAGGGATGGGGGTTTTTGAATGGGATTTAGAATCGGGACATCTAGAACTGTCAGCCCAGCAGCGTTCCCTTTTCGACATGGCGCCCGACGAGTCCTGGGACCTGAAGCGATTTATTAGCTTGGTCCACCCGAATGACCGATCCCGAATTCGCAGCGAATTGGATTCGGCAATCCAGGGGAAAACCGAATACAACACACAGTTTCGCATCGTCCGCCGCGACGGCACGGAACGTTGGTTGGGAGGACATGCAACCGTCGACAGGGACCCGCAAGGGCATGCAATTCGGATGGTCGGCATGAACTGGGACACCACCGAAGCCGTTCAAAGAGAAACCGCCTTGCGACTGCGTGAACGCGCAATCGATTCCATCCAAAGCGGAATTGCGATCTCCGACGCCACGGGAAAAGACCAACCGATCCGGTACGTCAACCGAGGCTTCGAGCGAATGACCGGGTATTCGGCGGAGGAAGTGATCGGCAAGAATTGCCGGTTTCTTCAAGGCCCCGCAACCAGCCGGCAAGCGACCGGCGAAATTCGCCAGGCACTCGAGGACCAGCGCGAATGTTCGGTCACGCTGCTGAACTACCGCAAAGATGGCAGTACCTTCTGGAATGAAGTTCGGATCACACCGGTCGCCGACGAACAAGGCAAGGTCTCGCACTTTGTCGGGACTCAGCATGACGTCACCGCAAAAACAGAAAGCGAACGTCTGCTCCGGCGAATTCTAAATTCCCTATTTACCTTTGCAGCGGTCTGCACCCCTGATGGCACGCTGATTGAAGTCAACCAGACGGCTCTTAAGGTTGCTCAGTTGAAACCTGAAGAGGTGATCGGCAAACCGTTCGCCGACATCTACTGGTGGAGCTACGATTCGGCGATTCAAGAGAAACTTCGGACAGCGATCGAAGACGCGGCCAACGGCACCCCGTCGCGATTTAATGTTCCGATTCGAATTTCTGAAGGAAAGTTTGTCACCATCGATTTTCAGATCGTCCCGATGCGCGATGATGGCGGGAACATCACCCACTTGATTCCATCGGCGATCGACATCAGCGAACGGTTGAAGGATCGAGAACAGCTGGCGGTGCTTGGCACCATGGCGAAACAATCAACCGATTTCATTGGCATTTGGAATCTGGACGGGCAGGGCATTTTTCTCAACCCCGCCGGGCGCCGTTTGGTCGGTTTAAGCGATGCCGATCCAATCAATGCGATCAACGTAAAAGATTACTTTTTCGCGGAATCGACGCCGCAAGTAGAAGACGTCATCCAGACCTGTATCCATACAGGGCAATGTTCTACAGAGATCGAATTCAAACATTTCCAGACCGGCGAAGCGATCCATGTCCTCTGGGATGTGTTTCGCATCGATGACCCGCAAACAGAGATGCCGTTTGCGATAGGGACCATCACGCGCGACGTTCGCAAACAAAAAGAGGATGCTCGCCGACTTCTCGAAGCGAGAAAAAAAGCGGATGCGGCCAATCGCTCCAAGAGCGAATTCCTGGCCAATATGAGCCATGAAATCCGGACTCCGATGACCGCGATCCTTGGGTTCGCGGATCTGTTACAAGATTCGGTCGGGCATGATGAAAATCAGTATCTGATTGAAACGATCCAGGAGAATGGGAGACATCTTCTGCAGATCATCAATGACATCCTCGACCTTTCAAAAATCGAATCGGGCAAACTTCAGGTTTCCCTTTTGGCCTGTTCCCCGTCGGAACTGGTTGCCGAAGTCGCCAAACTAATGCGGATCCGGGCGCAACAGAAAAGTCTTGATTTGACCACCGAAATCGACTCTTCGGTTCCCACGCAAATTCGCAGCGATGCATTGCGAATCAAACAGATCCTGATCAACTTGGTCAGTAACGCCATCAAATTCACCGATCAAGGCCAGGTCCAAATACGTCTTTTCGGCGACCCTAAATCACACCAACTGACCTTTGAAGTCCGAGATTCCGGAATCGGTATCTCGGCATCCAGCCTTACCGAACTTTTCCAACCCTTCCACCAAGTCGACGGTTCCGACACCCGCAGCATCGGAGGGACGGGGCTAGGGCTGGCGATCAGTCGCAGACTGGCCAAACGTTTGCAAGGAAGGATCGAGGTCAGCAGTGAATTAGGGGCGGGAAGCCGATTCTCGCTGGTGCTGGACCTTGCCCCCGAAGACTGGATTCAGCATCCAGTCCGGACTGGCCCTAAGACCGTATCTCGTAAAGCTTAA